The following are encoded together in the Pelagibaculum spongiae genome:
- a CDS encoding peptidoglycan DD-metalloendopeptidase family protein has protein sequence MPRLLIVLLLVLLAGCSSNSFFSAVPAWHTVAKGETLYSIARQYGQDFKRLASRNQLKKPYTIFPGQKLRVALTTSVRSSSTNAPYSGNQTSPYGGNQAAPWKGAVAKPWQGNLKQPWQGKTSQKNLLAANTSRPVKKTNSDLTSQAKKNPKDASGKYSKPKITSRKKPSPEVKPKPLVRKSVATLTGVNKKHSSNNSKKWRALKWRWPANGIISGRFSPSRELQQGIDIAGRKNASVTAAEAGKVIYSGSGLRGYGKLVIIKHSELFISAYAHNHLLLVKKGDFVKSGQKIAEMGSTPQKKVHLHFQIRYDGRAVDPLKYLPQRVGG, from the coding sequence GTGCCGCGTCTGCTGATTGTTTTACTGCTGGTGCTACTAGCAGGTTGTAGCAGTAATTCTTTTTTTTCAGCAGTGCCTGCTTGGCATACAGTTGCCAAGGGCGAAACCCTTTATTCGATTGCCCGCCAATATGGCCAGGATTTTAAACGCCTGGCCAGCCGCAATCAGTTAAAAAAACCCTACACAATATTCCCCGGGCAAAAACTGCGGGTTGCCCTGACGACTTCGGTTCGATCGTCATCGACTAATGCACCTTATTCTGGCAATCAAACCTCGCCTTATGGTGGTAATCAGGCAGCGCCCTGGAAAGGAGCAGTAGCGAAACCTTGGCAAGGCAATTTAAAGCAGCCCTGGCAGGGTAAAACCAGTCAAAAAAATCTACTAGCAGCAAATACCAGTAGACCAGTTAAAAAGACTAACTCTGATCTCACGTCTCAAGCCAAGAAAAATCCTAAAGATGCTTCGGGTAAGTACTCCAAGCCAAAAATAACATCCAGAAAAAAACCATCCCCTGAGGTTAAGCCAAAGCCATTGGTCAGAAAGTCAGTGGCTACGTTGACCGGCGTCAATAAAAAACATTCATCAAATAACAGTAAGAAATGGCGTGCTTTGAAGTGGCGTTGGCCTGCAAACGGGATAATTTCAGGTCGTTTCTCACCTTCCCGAGAGCTGCAACAAGGGATCGATATTGCAGGGCGAAAAAACGCCTCTGTGACGGCTGCTGAAGCCGGAAAGGTAATTTACTCCGGTAGCGGTTTAAGAGGTTATGGGAAGTTGGTGATCATTAAGCATAGTGAGTTATTTATCAGTGCCTATGCGCATAACCATTTGTTATTGGTTAAAAAAGGAGACTTTGTCAAGTCTGGACAAAAGATAGCCGAAATGGGAAGCACCCCTCAAAAAAAAGTGCATCTACATTTTCAGATTCGTTATGATGGTCGAGCTGTTGACCCGCTGAAATACTTGCCTCAGCGGGTGGGAGGCTAA
- a CDS encoding YqaA family protein, whose amino-acid sequence MFLKLYQLVLKWAQHKFASWYLFLFSAAESIFFPIPVDAMLAPMALSQPKKAWRFAAIATIGSVGGAVIGYMLGSFFADTLVMPVIEWAGYQHHFDTVVSWFSEWGFWAILLAGFTPIPYKVFTVGAGVLNVAFLPFILGSIIGRSGRFFLVAGLMKWGGPAMEARLIKHIEWIGWGVLLLAVVWYLLRQLG is encoded by the coding sequence TTGTTTTTAAAACTATATCAGTTGGTATTGAAATGGGCACAGCATAAGTTTGCGTCTTGGTATTTGTTTTTATTTAGTGCTGCCGAGTCGATCTTTTTTCCGATACCGGTTGATGCGATGCTGGCGCCTATGGCACTCAGTCAGCCAAAAAAAGCTTGGCGTTTTGCAGCAATTGCGACCATTGGCTCAGTTGGCGGTGCAGTAATCGGCTATATGTTAGGCAGCTTTTTTGCCGATACTTTGGTGATGCCGGTAATTGAATGGGCAGGTTACCAACACCATTTCGATACGGTGGTGAGCTGGTTTAGTGAATGGGGCTTTTGGGCAATTTTACTTGCTGGCTTTACTCCGATTCCTTACAAGGTTTTCACAGTTGGCGCAGGCGTATTAAACGTCGCTTTTTTGCCATTTATTCTGGGCTCGATTATCGGTCGAAGCGGTCGTTTTTTTCTGGTGGCAGGATTAATGAAATGGGGTGGTCCGGCAATGGAAGCTAGATTGATCAAACATATTGAATGGATTGGCTGGGGTGTGCTTTTGTTGGCAGTGGTCTGGTATCTGTTGAGGCAGCTGGGGTAA
- a CDS encoding protein-L-isoaspartate(D-aspartate) O-methyltransferase, whose product MTSQRTRDRLVKRLEAQGITNQRVLESIAKVPRHLFIDEALSHRAYEDTALPIGLGQTISQPFMVAKMTELVLGDSLAGEPEPQRVLEIGTGSGYQTAVLATLVPQLFSIERIAALKQRASGLLFRLGLNNVRLSHADGYEGWPAGGEFEAIIVTAAPPEIPQALLQQLADGGRLIIPVGDDQQQLQVIRRRGRNFETEFVESVKFVPLLGGIN is encoded by the coding sequence ATGACCTCCCAGAGAACGCGAGACCGTTTGGTTAAGCGACTGGAAGCTCAAGGAATTACCAATCAGCGAGTTTTAGAATCAATTGCTAAGGTTCCGCGGCATCTATTTATTGATGAGGCATTATCTCATCGAGCTTATGAAGACACCGCCTTACCAATTGGTTTGGGGCAGACGATTTCCCAGCCATTTATGGTTGCTAAAATGACTGAACTAGTTTTGGGCGATTCACTGGCAGGTGAGCCTGAACCACAAAGGGTGCTAGAAATCGGCACAGGTTCTGGCTATCAAACGGCAGTTCTGGCAACGCTGGTACCACAGCTTTTTTCTATTGAGCGCATTGCAGCGCTCAAGCAGCGCGCTTCTGGTTTATTGTTTCGGCTGGGGTTAAATAATGTTCGTTTAAGCCATGCAGATGGTTATGAAGGTTGGCCTGCCGGTGGTGAGTTTGAAGCCATTATTGTAACGGCTGCACCGCCAGAAATTCCGCAGGCTTTATTGCAGCAATTAGCGGATGGTGGGCGATTGATTATTCCTGTGGGTGATGATCAACAGCAGCTGCAAGTGATTCGTCGGCGGGGGCGAAATTTTGAAACAGAATTTGTTGAATCGGTTAAATTTGTCCCTTTGCTTGGCGGTATAAACTAA
- the surE gene encoding 5'/3'-nucleotidase SurE yields MKILISNDDGIHAPGLQTLVKVLSSEHELRVVAPDRNRSAASNSLTLENPLRANWLNQQQCSINGTPTDCVHLALSGVLEHWKPDIVVSGINAGANLGDDVLYSGTVAAATEGRFMGYPAIALSVDSFQPENFEAAATFTLSLLKKIQYNALPADTILNINFPDLPFEQLKAPEVTHLGFRHRSEPMIRGEDGRGNPVMWIGPPSPEKEAGIGTDFYAVRQGHVSITPLQVDMTAHQQKQQIKAWVEGL; encoded by the coding sequence GTGAAAATACTGATATCCAATGACGATGGAATCCATGCGCCAGGTTTACAAACGCTGGTAAAGGTTTTATCCAGCGAGCATGAATTGCGGGTGGTGGCACCAGACCGTAATCGAAGTGCTGCTAGTAATTCGCTGACTCTGGAAAACCCGCTAAGAGCAAACTGGCTTAATCAGCAGCAATGTTCAATTAATGGCACGCCGACTGATTGTGTGCATCTGGCGTTGTCCGGGGTATTGGAGCATTGGAAGCCAGATATTGTCGTGTCAGGTATAAATGCCGGTGCTAATTTGGGTGATGATGTTCTTTATTCAGGCACTGTGGCGGCTGCTACCGAGGGTCGATTTATGGGTTATCCAGCGATTGCCTTGTCGGTTGACTCATTTCAGCCAGAAAATTTTGAAGCGGCGGCCACTTTCACGCTCAGTTTGCTAAAGAAGATTCAATATAATGCATTGCCGGCCGATACTATTTTAAATATTAATTTCCCTGATCTGCCTTTTGAACAATTGAAGGCACCTGAGGTGACGCACTTAGGCTTTAGGCATCGTAGTGAACCGATGATTAGAGGAGAAGACGGTCGTGGTAATCCGGTAATGTGGATTGGGCCGCCGTCGCCAGAAAAAGAAGCTGGCATCGGCACTGATTTTTATGCTGTCAGGCAAGGCCATGTATCGATTACACCGCTACAGGTTGATATGACGGCGCATCAACAGAAACAGCAAATTAAAGCGTGGGTTGAAGGTTTGTGA
- the truD gene encoding tRNA pseudouridine(13) synthase TruD: MVSQQNWPQVHGVPAIQGQLKSVDEDFFVDEIAAEKPSGEGKFLWLQVEKKSTNTDWMIREIAKTIEAKPEQIGYAGLKDRHAVTRQWISLPGFFERKLEQQDHVAGFKILQRERSKQPLKPGMLKGNRFEIRIRQLSAAEGQPELTQNEIEQQLNQKLQKIAAEGFANYFTEQRFGYENIAVAKDFLEKDKPVAQSKQGFYFSVARSLIFNDYLAQRIQRQNWNQCIEADLLLEHETGKQKFAPEIARFAATVAKGKLSPSGPMYGKGEPRAGGQAYSLEKQVISLHSDLAVGLISYGLKMKRRSLRIFAQALSWRFEENDLLLQFELPAGCYATALIRELVDYRSASQQPNDRLASN; encoded by the coding sequence TTGGTATCACAGCAAAACTGGCCACAAGTTCACGGTGTTCCAGCAATTCAAGGTCAGTTGAAGTCGGTTGATGAAGATTTTTTTGTTGATGAAATCGCAGCAGAAAAACCATCGGGCGAAGGTAAGTTTTTGTGGCTGCAAGTCGAAAAAAAATCAACCAATACCGATTGGATGATTCGGGAAATTGCTAAAACGATTGAAGCGAAGCCAGAGCAAATTGGTTATGCCGGGCTTAAAGATCGTCATGCGGTGACTCGCCAATGGATTAGCCTGCCCGGTTTTTTTGAGAGAAAACTCGAACAACAAGACCATGTTGCTGGTTTTAAAATTCTGCAAAGAGAAAGAAGCAAGCAACCACTAAAACCGGGAATGCTCAAAGGCAACCGTTTTGAAATTCGGATTCGTCAATTATCAGCTGCAGAAGGCCAGCCTGAACTCACGCAGAATGAAATTGAACAGCAATTAAATCAAAAGCTGCAAAAAATCGCTGCCGAAGGTTTTGCTAACTACTTTACTGAGCAAAGATTTGGCTATGAAAACATTGCCGTCGCTAAAGATTTTCTAGAAAAAGACAAGCCAGTCGCCCAGTCAAAACAAGGTTTTTATTTTTCAGTCGCCCGTAGTTTGATTTTTAATGATTACCTTGCACAGCGAATTCAACGCCAGAATTGGAATCAGTGCATCGAAGCAGACTTGTTATTAGAGCACGAAACCGGCAAGCAAAAATTTGCACCAGAAATTGCTCGGTTTGCCGCTACGGTTGCCAAAGGAAAACTAAGTCCAAGCGGACCTATGTATGGAAAAGGCGAACCTAGGGCCGGTGGCCAAGCCTACTCGTTAGAAAAACAGGTTATTTCGCTGCATAGTGATTTGGCGGTGGGGTTAATCAGTTACGGTTTGAAAATGAAACGTCGCTCATTGCGCATATTTGCGCAAGCTTTGAGCTGGCGTTTTGAAGAGAATGACTTACTGCTTCAATTTGAACTGCCTGCTGGCTGCTATGCAACAGCGTTGATTCGAGAGCTGGTTGATTATCGTTCCGCCAGCCAACAACCTAATGATCGGCTAGCTAGTAATTAG
- the ispF gene encoding 2-C-methyl-D-erythritol 2,4-cyclodiphosphate synthase: protein MRIGQGFDVHAFGEGHFVTICGVEIPHSHGLVAHSDGDVALHALADALLGAAGLGDIGHHFPDTDPEFKGADSRGLLRHVMQLLQQKQFKVGNCDLTVIAQKPKMAPHIETMKTNIAADLQVDVSQVNVKATTTEKLGFTGRGEGIAAMSVVLLLAS from the coding sequence ATGAGAATTGGTCAGGGTTTTGATGTCCATGCATTTGGTGAAGGGCATTTTGTGACCATTTGTGGGGTAGAAATACCGCACAGTCATGGCTTAGTTGCCCACTCTGATGGCGATGTTGCGTTGCATGCATTAGCAGATGCGCTGTTAGGTGCTGCAGGCTTGGGCGATATTGGCCATCACTTTCCTGATACTGACCCTGAATTCAAAGGCGCTGATAGCCGAGGTTTACTTCGTCATGTCATGCAGCTTTTGCAGCAAAAACAATTCAAAGTTGGTAATTGTGATTTAACCGTTATTGCGCAAAAACCGAAAATGGCACCGCATATTGAAACGATGAAAACCAATATTGCGGCGGACTTGCAAGTCGACGTGTCCCAAGTAAATGTCAAAGCGACCACCACTGAAAAGCTCGGTTTTACTGGGCGTGGCGAAGGTATTGCCGCGATGTCGGTGGTGTTACTGCTCGCCAGCTAA
- the ispD gene encoding 2-C-methyl-D-erythritol 4-phosphate cytidylyltransferase, with protein MSSRLKYWVIIPAAGVGKRMQASCPKQYLPLGSGTILQQTLNIFLDNEQFSGVLLLLSPEDEYFTGLNIRNPKLMIANGGKERCDSVLNGLQQLSILADDDDWVLVHDAARPCLSDQDLQKLLDALPESDGAILAAPVMDTIKQATNQNAAEIDKTVDRSMLWRALTPQAFRVGQLRQALTQALQQKITVTDDASAMEAAGYSVKLVSGRSDNIKITSPEDLDLAQWILEKRLS; from the coding sequence GTGAGTAGTAGATTGAAGTATTGGGTGATCATTCCCGCCGCTGGCGTTGGAAAAAGAATGCAAGCTAGCTGCCCTAAGCAATACCTGCCGCTGGGATCTGGAACAATTTTGCAACAAACACTGAATATTTTTCTCGATAATGAACAGTTTTCTGGCGTGTTATTGTTGCTCTCGCCAGAAGATGAATATTTTACCGGGCTCAATATCCGCAATCCAAAGCTGATGATTGCCAATGGTGGTAAAGAGCGTTGCGATAGTGTGTTAAATGGCTTACAGCAGCTTTCTATTTTGGCGGATGACGATGACTGGGTGCTAGTGCACGATGCAGCACGACCTTGTTTGAGTGATCAGGATTTACAAAAACTGCTTGACGCCTTGCCTGAATCTGACGGTGCTATTCTTGCCGCGCCAGTGATGGATACGATTAAGCAAGCGACCAATCAAAATGCGGCTGAAATAGATAAAACGGTTGATCGGAGTATGCTGTGGCGGGCGTTAACGCCCCAGGCATTTCGTGTAGGTCAATTACGACAAGCGCTGACACAAGCTTTACAGCAGAAAATTACCGTTACCGACGATGCTTCGGCGATGGAAGCGGCTGGTTACTCGGTTAAGCTGGTTTCGGGTCGTAGCGATAATATTAAAATTACCAGTCCGGAAGATCTCGATCTGGCACAATGGATTTTGGAGAAAAGGTTGTCATGA
- the ftsB gene encoding cell division protein FtsB has product MKYLPLVLLIMFSGLQYKLWLGDSGYLRLTRLDAEIVSQKQGNGELEQQNAQLSAEVKGLKQSLEAVEERARAELGMIRRGETFVQVIEPDSE; this is encoded by the coding sequence ATGAAATATCTACCTTTAGTGCTTTTAATCATGTTCTCCGGGCTCCAGTACAAACTTTGGCTGGGCGATAGCGGCTATCTGCGATTAACCCGATTGGATGCTGAAATTGTTTCTCAGAAGCAAGGTAATGGCGAACTTGAGCAGCAAAATGCTCAGCTGTCAGCTGAAGTGAAAGGCTTAAAGCAAAGCTTAGAAGCAGTTGAAGAGCGAGCACGGGCCGAGCTGGGTATGATCCGGCGTGGCGAAACCTTTGTTCAGGTAATTGAACCTGATAGTGAGTAG